Proteins encoded in a region of the Sparus aurata chromosome 6, fSpaAur1.1, whole genome shotgun sequence genome:
- the LOC115583263 gene encoding programmed cell death 1 ligand 1-like isoform X1: MSASVSALCLFYLCSYLLALTEGIVEQGSGYTKVVVEEGTDAVLPCMPSTKENIIAKIFDWKKDGQKDVFMYDSGDSKANRGQDQQFKGRVSHFPDELMNGNASLKIHDTKVTDSGIYSCIIPHLQSQTFNIELVVERLLRDRSGETPGASPRPYITTLKAADGQLQLQCEVPGASPKPEVQWLDSAGTLLPAEKLQDTERENHFYITVLTTVTKTDNFRCVATQEEIRHQTFAETYVPFSEKPSSVSEKLREDCSTKEITGWLGGFVLGAAVLAAVQALLVATKRVTVTCKPGPRHLGADYKPPAENESNSSA, translated from the exons ATGAGTGCCTCAGTATCCGCGTTGTGCCTCTTTTACTTGTGTAGTTATTTACTGGCTTTGACTGAAGGAATTGTTGAACAAG GTTCGGGTTACACCAAAGTGGTTGTGGAAGAGGGAACTGATGCTGTTTTACCCTGTATGCCGAGCACCAAGGAGAACATCATAGCCAAGATCTTTGACTGGAAGAAAGACGGTCAGAAGGACGTGTTCATGTATGATTCAGGCGACAGCAAAGCCAACAGAGGTCAAGATCAGCAGTTCAAAGGTCGAGTCTCACATTTTCCAGATGAACTGATGAACGGCAACGCCTCCTTAAAGATCCATGATACGAAGGTGACCGACAGCGGGATCTACAGCTGCATTATTCCACATCTTCAGAGTCAAACCTTCAACATTGagcttgttgttg AACGGCTCTTGAGAGACAGATCAGGAGAAACCCCAG GTGCATCTCCAAGGCCATATATCACCACACTTAAAGCAGCTGATGggcagctgcagcttcagtgtgAAGTTCCCGGAGCTTCTCCAAAGCCAGAAGTCCAGTGGCTGGACAGCGCCGGAACCCTCCTTCCTGCTGAGAAGCTTCAggacacagaaagagaaaatcaCTTCTATATTACTGTCCTCACCACTGTGACGAAGACCGACAACTTTCGCTGTGTCGCCACTCAGGAGGAAATCCGCCATCAGACTTTTGCTGAGACCTACGTGCCTTTCAGTG AGAAACCGTCCAGTGTTTCAGAGAAACTCCGTGAGGACTGCTCCACCAAAGAGATCACTGGATGGCTGGGTGGATTTGTTTTAGGAGCTGCAGTTCTTGCTGCAGTTCAGGCTCTGCTTGTAGCTACAAAGCGCGTCACAGTTACCTGTAAACCAG gTCCTCGTCATCTGGGAGCTGATTATAAACCACCTGCAGAGAACGAGTCCAATTCATCAGCTTGA
- the LOC115583263 gene encoding programmed cell death 1 ligand 1-like isoform X2, translating into MSASVSALCLFYLCSYLLALTEGIVEQGSGYTKVVVEEGTDAVLPCMPSTKENIIAKIFDWKKDGQKDVFMYDSGDSKANRGQDQQFKGRVSHFPDELMNGNASLKIHDTKVTDSGIYSCIIPHLQSQTFNIELVVERLLRDRSGETPGASPRPYITTLKAADGQLQLQCEVPGASPKPEVQWLDSAGTLLPAEKLQDTERENHFYITVLTTVTKTDNFRCVATQEEIRHQTFAETYVPFSEKLREDCSTKEITGWLGGFVLGAAVLAAVQALLVATKRVTVTCKPGPRHLGADYKPPAENESNSSA; encoded by the exons ATGAGTGCCTCAGTATCCGCGTTGTGCCTCTTTTACTTGTGTAGTTATTTACTGGCTTTGACTGAAGGAATTGTTGAACAAG GTTCGGGTTACACCAAAGTGGTTGTGGAAGAGGGAACTGATGCTGTTTTACCCTGTATGCCGAGCACCAAGGAGAACATCATAGCCAAGATCTTTGACTGGAAGAAAGACGGTCAGAAGGACGTGTTCATGTATGATTCAGGCGACAGCAAAGCCAACAGAGGTCAAGATCAGCAGTTCAAAGGTCGAGTCTCACATTTTCCAGATGAACTGATGAACGGCAACGCCTCCTTAAAGATCCATGATACGAAGGTGACCGACAGCGGGATCTACAGCTGCATTATTCCACATCTTCAGAGTCAAACCTTCAACATTGagcttgttgttg AACGGCTCTTGAGAGACAGATCAGGAGAAACCCCAG GTGCATCTCCAAGGCCATATATCACCACACTTAAAGCAGCTGATGggcagctgcagcttcagtgtgAAGTTCCCGGAGCTTCTCCAAAGCCAGAAGTCCAGTGGCTGGACAGCGCCGGAACCCTCCTTCCTGCTGAGAAGCTTCAggacacagaaagagaaaatcaCTTCTATATTACTGTCCTCACCACTGTGACGAAGACCGACAACTTTCGCTGTGTCGCCACTCAGGAGGAAATCCGCCATCAGACTTTTGCTGAGACCTACGTGCCTTTCAGTG AGAAACTCCGTGAGGACTGCTCCACCAAAGAGATCACTGGATGGCTGGGTGGATTTGTTTTAGGAGCTGCAGTTCTTGCTGCAGTTCAGGCTCTGCTTGTAGCTACAAAGCGCGTCACAGTTACCTGTAAACCAG gTCCTCGTCATCTGGGAGCTGATTATAAACCACCTGCAGAGAACGAGTCCAATTCATCAGCTTGA
- the LOC115583263 gene encoding V-set domain-containing T-cell activation inhibitor 1-like isoform X3, whose product MSASVSALCLFYLCSYLLALTEGIVEQGSGYTKVVVEEGTDAVLPCMPSTKENIIAKIFDWKKDGQKDVFMYDSGDSKANRGQDQQFKGRVSHFPDELMNGNASLKIHDTKVTDSGIYSCIIPHLQSQTFNIELVVGASPRPYITTLKAADGQLQLQCEVPGASPKPEVQWLDSAGTLLPAEKLQDTERENHFYITVLTTVTKTDNFRCVATQEEIRHQTFAETYVPFSEKPSSVSEKLREDCSTKEITGWLGGFVLGAAVLAAVQALLVATKRVTVTCKPGPRHLGADYKPPAENESNSSA is encoded by the exons ATGAGTGCCTCAGTATCCGCGTTGTGCCTCTTTTACTTGTGTAGTTATTTACTGGCTTTGACTGAAGGAATTGTTGAACAAG GTTCGGGTTACACCAAAGTGGTTGTGGAAGAGGGAACTGATGCTGTTTTACCCTGTATGCCGAGCACCAAGGAGAACATCATAGCCAAGATCTTTGACTGGAAGAAAGACGGTCAGAAGGACGTGTTCATGTATGATTCAGGCGACAGCAAAGCCAACAGAGGTCAAGATCAGCAGTTCAAAGGTCGAGTCTCACATTTTCCAGATGAACTGATGAACGGCAACGCCTCCTTAAAGATCCATGATACGAAGGTGACCGACAGCGGGATCTACAGCTGCATTATTCCACATCTTCAGAGTCAAACCTTCAACATTGagcttgttgttg GTGCATCTCCAAGGCCATATATCACCACACTTAAAGCAGCTGATGggcagctgcagcttcagtgtgAAGTTCCCGGAGCTTCTCCAAAGCCAGAAGTCCAGTGGCTGGACAGCGCCGGAACCCTCCTTCCTGCTGAGAAGCTTCAggacacagaaagagaaaatcaCTTCTATATTACTGTCCTCACCACTGTGACGAAGACCGACAACTTTCGCTGTGTCGCCACTCAGGAGGAAATCCGCCATCAGACTTTTGCTGAGACCTACGTGCCTTTCAGTG AGAAACCGTCCAGTGTTTCAGAGAAACTCCGTGAGGACTGCTCCACCAAAGAGATCACTGGATGGCTGGGTGGATTTGTTTTAGGAGCTGCAGTTCTTGCTGCAGTTCAGGCTCTGCTTGTAGCTACAAAGCGCGTCACAGTTACCTGTAAACCAG gTCCTCGTCATCTGGGAGCTGATTATAAACCACCTGCAGAGAACGAGTCCAATTCATCAGCTTGA